Below is a genomic region from Macaca thibetana thibetana isolate TM-01 chromosome 1, ASM2454274v1, whole genome shotgun sequence.
GTGAGCAGGGGAGTGGCAGTGCTGGGAGGTGGTGTCTTTAAAATAGGATGGGTGGGAAATTAAGCATGGACTTGAAGGTGGAGTCAAAGGAAACAGGCTAGCGCAGAGGCCCGAGGCAGGAGTGCAAATGAAACAAGTTGGTGGGCGTGGCTGAAGTGGCTTGCACAAGGGGCGGAAGACATTGAGGTGGGGTGGGCTAGGTCGTGGAGAACCATGCAGGCCATCGTTTGGGCTTTGCTCTTGAAGTGGAGATTTTGGAGGGCTGTGGGCATAGGCGCAGCATGAGTGTTATCAAACTGGCTTTACAGCCTCTGGCTTGGCTGGTGGAGACAGCAGGAGAAACCAGAGGCAGGAAGCCGCAGGAGTcgtctggttttgtttgttttaagctaaTGGTCTTACTGGACCAGAGGGGTCTTGGAAAGGAACTGAAACCCTTAGTGTGAGGTGCTGCTCTGTGCCACAGCTGGCATAGACACAGGGCActggcctgatggtgacaaaatgcCCCTGCCCCCGGCCATTGTCACTGTCTTATAGCACAGAGGCATAGCACTTTGCCCCACGGTCCCTGGTCTTTAAGACACAGCTGGACTGGAGTGTGAGGCTGGGCTCCCTGCCTTTCTGGTCtgttctctgcctcctggacagAGGTGGGCTGGGCCTGGGACTCATGACCCTGCAGCATCTGACCGGCTGACCCAGTGTCCTAGAAAGAACCATTCTTGTCCCAGGTGCATGTAATTTATTAACGGAGCTTTGACAATCACAAGTTCCAGCAAGTcaggggtgggggctgcagggtGGCCTCTTGCCCTGTAACCACAGTCACCAAATATGCCTCGCCATCTGTGAGGGGCTTTCCTGGAACGACAGATTCCCTTCTGGCACTGTCCAGCCAGCTGGAGTCACAGGCCTCAGCCTGGGCCAAATGAGCGTTTTAGGGAGAGGGACAATCCACGTTCTTTCTAAAAGAAAGGTCGTTTGGGGACAGGCCTGAGAGCAATTTCTTGGCTACACAGACTGGGGGCTGTCAGGGTTGAAGCCACATGGGCTCCTGTGTCATGTTGAAGGAGCCCCTGTCCGCCTCTCAGCAGCCTGCATGGGCTTTACTGGGTCGGCCTTAGGCTCAAACAGGAAATTCCTGGGTCTCAGGTGGAGAGCGCCGCGCCATCTTGCCTGTTCTCCAGGGCCCTCACAGGACACAGCAGGTGCAGGACATAGGCCcgtgctgctgcagctgctgctggagcTGCTCCTTCTCCATCGTCAGCACCTTCACCCTCTCTTCCAGCTTGCCCAGCTCCACCAGCCACCTCTGAGGGGACATGGGAAAAGCATGTGGCCAAGCCCACCTGGTCTTGGGCCTGTCCATCCTCCCCTCCACCTGAGGCTGaactgagggaggaagggaaagccCGGGAGCCTGGGAGCTTTCTCAGCTAGGGGGAAAGTCAGGCCCCTTGGCCTGCTGCCACCTTCAACCAGGAAGGTTGAAAGCTGCCGGCTGCCAACCCTGGAAGGGAGCCTCCTGCATGCTGGGCAGGCCATGTCCCTCCTCACTGTTGGCCCTCTTGTCCTCCATTCTCCGTTTCCCTCTTGAAAAAGCTCTTCCTTGGGACTGTGTCCTGCCCCCTCCACCCCTTTAGGGCCTCCCCTAAAATGCAGTGTATAGTTATTGGGGTTTTCTGGTGATGGCTCAACATTCTAATCTCCCTGCTGTCTCAGCCACTCACGATCGAGTGCGTTAACTGCCCAAGTAGAGGGTGAGGGGTTTCAGGCACCTCTGAAAAGGGGATactgcatagatttttttttttttttgaggtgtcttgctctgtcgctcacgctggagtgcagtggtgcaatctcggctcactgcaatctctgcccccgGGATTCGATCGATTCTCCagactcagcttcccgagtatttgggactacagttgcctgccaccatgcccggctaagttttacatttttagtacagatgaggtttcatcatattggccaggctggtctcgaactcctgaccttgtgatctgttcaccccgtcctcccaaagtgctgggattacaggcgtgagccactgagcccagccactgcatagatttttaaaaagagagggcCTGGGCCTCTTCCCACCAGCTGCCTACCGAGTGGAATACGGAATGTGGTGTGATTTTAATCCAACCCCTTGGGTTAAACGGGGTGATGCAGGGCCCAGGGAACCATGGTGGCTTGCCCTGGGCTGCTCTGTGTGACTGAAGGGGCCTGGGGTCAGCTtcgccccaccccacccactggCCTCAGCTTCCGTACCTGCCTGCACCACTCCTGGATGGCGCTGGCGGACAACGGGCCCTGGATGCTCCCGTCGCGCCGCAGAAACACCTCCCCCTGGTCTGTCTGGTAGAGTTGTGGCTGGCTCTGGGCCTTGGGGGTGTGCACGGTCAGGCGGATCACCTTGGAAGGGGCAACAGCAGCTCTGGAGGCGCCACCCTTCACAGTCGGCAGCCGCCATCCTGCCAGGCCGCTCAGCATTGCTCACTGCTTCCTTAGGGCAGACCGGCAGGGCTGGCACAAGGGCCATTACCAGCCTCTTCTCCTGTGGCCCCCAGTCCCGTCCCTGCCCCAGCACTGCCTGGCAGGAGCGCAGGCCATCGTCTTATTGAGTGATGACAGATGACAGGCCTGGAGGCCCTCCTGTCCTGCAGGCTCACCTTGAGGGGGACACTGGTCTCCGAGGTGCTGATCACAGGGACGAAGGTCAGAGTGTAGGCATCGGGAAAGACCTGAGGCTTGAAGCCCTGCAGGATGGAGTCCACCAGCAGGCGTGCACGGTCCTCGTCACGGTGGCTGCAGCGGATGCCCCGCACCAGGCCGCTGTCCTCCACTCCCACGAGCAGGCTGCCGCCCTCGCTGTTGAGGAAGGCGCACACATAGCGCCGCACGTGGTGCTTGAAGGCCAGGCTCAGGTACTCACCGCTGCCCCGCTTGAACTCCATGTTGCGGGTCTCGCTGCCCAGGAAGGCACCCTGGAAGAGCTGGTCCTTGCCCACGATCTCGTGGTGCACAATGGCACTGTCGGAGCACACGCCACTGGGCCGGCCCTGGCAGCTCTGCAGCTGCCAGGCCTGGGGCCTATCAGGCAGCGTGTGTGTAGGCCAGGCGGGCAGCGGGACGCCAGAGCCTGGGTTGGGGCCGGGGCTCAGGCcactgtcttcctcctcctcctcctagggTGGGAGTCAAGAATGAGTGTATGAGTGTAAGGGTCAAGCCAGAAAATGGGAGCCCTGACCTTGAGAAGGACTGCAAGAACCCCCCATCCGGCCCCTGCTGCGGCCTGACTCTCATGGGCATCCTGATGCTGCTCACCAGGCTGAGAGGCCTGGTTCTGCCCACCCTCCTGCAGCCGAGGCAGGAAACCCTGCTGGATCGAGGGTTCCTGTCAGCGCTCCTTTCCCTGCCGAGCTGGGCCCTTCCCAGGTGAGCTGTGGGATGCCTGGTGGGGAAGAAGAGATTTCTGCTTCCCAGGGCTGGGTGCTGGGACACGTGTGGGCCCATTTTTTCTTACTTGGGTTGCAGACAGGTCCCTGAGGCCCAGAGCCAGATCATTCCAGCAGGTATCTCAGCACCCTGTGACAGAGCTGCAGGACCCTGAATGGAGAGGGACTCCCAGGTACCCAcccacttcctgatttcaaacctTTGCCCACTACTTTCTGGGCTATTGACAAGTCCACCCTAATCTCCACTTCCTTCTGCGCCTCCGGAATCACCTTTCGTGGTTTGGGCTCTGCTCGAGGGCTCGGTGTGAGCCTCCTTGGGGCCACTTCCTAGtctgggcctccccagccagcccCTCTCTGACCTCCCTGCTTCCAGGCTCACCCTTTCCTGTCAACCCTCCTTAGTGACACTAACTTCAAGGCAGATTGTTACTCCTCACAATCCTTTCATGAGCATGGGCTGGGGTGAGGAGACCAGGGCACCTCCCTACCAGCCCTGCAGCTCCCCAGAGAAGTTGAATTGATCAGTCTTAGAAACAGGATAAACGTCATACAAATGTGAAATTGAGTTGAAATGTAAGCCACAGAGCCTTTTAGTTCTGCAACAGTTTAAACACCATCATTTTCACaccaaaaagaaaccaaaatcacCTGTCTCGTGGAGTGACCTACCCTAACGTCCCATGTCCCACCCAGTAAAGCCAGCGGTTCAGCCTTGCCTTGGATAGTCTTGGTGACCTGGCCCCTACCCTACCTTCTGGCCCAACTTCCTTCCTTAGCACCCCCTGCAGCCTTTAGTGGGAGCTCCAGGGCCACCAAATGGTTTGCCCTTCTGCAGACACCACAGTCCCTCTAAGCCCCCAGGTTCCTCTGCATATTCTGTGTCCCTGGCCTGGAATGTCCTCCCCCACAAGTTCCTGTCCAACGCCCTAATTCCCAGCCTGGATTTCACTTGCCCTGTGAATCTGTCCCCAGAGAGCAGGGCAAACCTTCCTGTGTCCTCTCACAGCTCTGAGCGCAGCCACCTTGCAGCTCTGTGGGTGGCTGTCCGGCTCTGGCCACAGATGCAGGGCTCCTTGGGGCCTGGCTGGGCCTCTCATCCCTGCCTTAACTCCTGGCACCGAGGGGGTGTTCATGATTGTTAATTGAACAAATGACTTGGGCCAAGGGGAAAATTAGGGCCCCTGTGTCTTCTAGGGTCTCCCAGGCCCAGAGGCTGGAATGTAAAAGGACCCAAGGAGGAGGCCCCCTCGTGGCCTTTCTTCACACAAGCATCAGGCTTGAGGCAAACTCAGTGTCTTTTCCAGAGAAAGCTGGCAGTACCAGTGACAAGCCATGGTCATTTGAGTAGCAGCCCCCAAGTTTGCAGATTTGTCCCTGCTTCCCCAGAGACACCCCTCCGTCCCCACTCTGCAGGCCACTCCCACCCAGTCTCTCTCCCTTGGGGTGAGGCTTTGGAGCTTGCTTGGGAGAAGTCCCACTTACCTCTCTGTGGCTGAAGGGCCCTTGGGCCTCACTCAATAGCAGCTCCTTCCCACGGGCTGCCAGCTCCTTGAGGATTAGGTGCTCCTCCAGGGCCGTCTGCAGGCGCCAGGGGAGGGAGGCGAGGGTGTCCCTGCGGACAGTCACCTGCACCAGCGCATAGGCCTTCCGCGGCCGCCTCACCACCTCGATGTGCTCCCGCGCCACCGGCATCTCCAGCCGCTCCAGGGTGTCTCGCAGCAGGCAGGCGAGCACCGGCACTGAGAACTGGGGGTTCAGATGGCCCACATAGAGAGTGTGCGCCGAGGGAGCCTCCTCGAGGTCAGAGTACTCGGTCAGGGACTGCTCTGTGGGGAGCTCTGGCAGGGACTCCTCACCCCAGGACTCCGTGAAGGGCTCTGACACCTGTGTTTGCACCGATCTCTTCATGGGGGTCATGGGAAGGCTCTCCCTGGGAAGGGGTTCCAGGATTCCTCACTGCTGGCTGCTTCTCCCAGGGTCTGTGTTTTCAGTGTGGCTTAAGGGCTCCCAGAGGACTCAGGGAGTGTCCCGGCTCCTGGGAGGCACAAAGATTggcagaggctgggcagggccagagagagggagggcagagggcaAGCAGGAAAGGGCCTGCCACCCACCTGAGGCCTAGGATGGGAAAGCGGAGTCAGATGGACTGAGCAAGACACAGGGCCTGTGGGAAGACAGGGGATCTGCCCAAAGAGTGGCAGAAGGGACCGGCACTCAGGTCTCTGAGAGCTCCACGATTTCAGTGGCCCCAGGGGTCCTGTCTTCCTTCCCCAACCCACTGGCTAGGGGCCTCCTAGGTACCCTCAGGGTTTCCTGCCTACCGGAAGGTCACTCCTGCCTCCAGGCAACAGAGAAACCCTTTAAAAAGGGCCTCCTGGAGAAGAGGCCTTAACCCAGGACTCTAAGGACTGGCTGGTGGCCCCACTGCAGCTTCTCTGCCTGCTCCAAAACCCAATGTGAGACCATCGGGGGCTCTGAAACTAGGCAGCGCTGGGGCAGAGGCTTTTAGAGCAGACGATCTCATGCTTTTTGGCACACTGATGAAAGCTATGGCCTCTCAGAAAAATGGCCTTTACATATAAACACTTAACTTAAGGGGGCTCCTAGACCGTAAGAACTCCTAGTCTAGAATGAGTCCTCCATTTTTGGTCCAGAGAGCAGAGGTCAAGAGGAGCAGAACGAGGGTTAGAGTTGGGGCCCTGGCGCTCCCCACCCCAAGTCCAGGGAGCCTCTCTCCTGAGCtgtgcacatatgtgcacacaccaGCCCCTCTACTGCTCCCCACACACCCAGCCTGCATCTTCTCAGATGGAATCCTTGAGGCTGTCGGCCTGGCGGCATTCAGGTcaaacaggaagaggaggagaggagaggcctATGACCTTCATGTCCTGGTGGCTCCTGTGGGAGCATGGGAGGTGCCTGCCCTGAGCTCCCATAGCCCCCCGACCCCGGCCGGTAGCTCTCAGGGCACTTGGAGGCCTGGCACAGGGACAGCCAGAACCAGGCTTATAGGAAGTGGGCGGGGCCTGCACAGCTACCTTTGTGATCTCATGAGGCTCAACAATGCCTTCTTGGCCAGACACAGGCAGGCCGGGTGTGGGAAATCCAACAGGAAAACTCAGCTCCCTGTGGGCCCCGCCACACACTGGAAGCAGACCCAGTGGCCCACCCACCATGCAGTTTGGCTGTGGGACTCCCTTCCCCTGACAGCTTCCAGAATTCGAGAGCTGAAGACACTTCCCCCGCTCTGTGATGTCTCTGCAGGCCCCAGTTCCCATGCAGGTCATCTGTTGCCACCTCTTTCAGCGCTGCTGCCtaaagcctccacctccctcttcAGTCACCAGTCCCAGGCTCTACTGAGTGCCGACAGGGCCCTGCTGCTCCCAAGATGGAGCAGGAGGCACATGGTGGGCTCCAGGGTTCCCCTGAGGCCAGGCCCTTCTCTGTGCTGGAAGCAGGCTGCTGTCCAGAAGAGCCCTGAAAAACAGGTCAGGCACAGCTATCTCTTTGGAAAGATGAGGTTGTTACCTGCTGTTTGAGAAACCAAGACATGGGGGACACACCAGCCTTTATCAGCACAGGACTGACCAGTGCTCATCATTCTGCAGAAGGCCAGCAGCACTTGCCCACACTGCTTCTGGAAGCCCCGACTGGGGGCAGTAAGGACGGGGCCAGAGTTAGATGCTTCAACTAAGGAAGCTGTTTGACAGCATAGAGAAGTTGCCTTCCTTGCAAGCAGCCTTTCTGAAGATGTTACCAAATGTTTGTTTCCTAGGCAGTAGTTTGGGTAGGGCACTCAAGAAGAGAGGCTATGGTGTGCAGGGAAGAGAGGGGCACAGGCCTCAACTGGTGGCAGTGCGAGGCTCTGGGGGGAGTGCGTTCGGTGCCCTCTCCTTGCCTGCCCAGGCAGCAGCCAGGTTGGACTCGGCTCTGTGTCCACAGCTCTTAGGGTTAGAGAATGAAGGCTCCAAGCTCCCCCTGCCTCACCCCCTCTCCCTCAAGCCTTTCTTGCCTCTGTCATCCATGAGGTGCCCTCACAGCAACTGAGGCTATAGCTGTTTTGAGATGGCCAACTCAAGTCGTGTTGAACTGTGCAGACACAGCTGGCCAGGAGAAGCACCTTGACAGACGAAACACCCGAACAGGACCAGAGGCGTTCTCCCTACTTACCTAGAGGCCTTGCTATTGGGTGGCTGATCTGTATGACATTTCCCAAATTGACTTCAGTGCAGAAACTTTCCCCACTCTTCCTGGCAGTCTCTTGAAGCCACTGCATCACGTATTTCTCTGGTGCCTTTAACAGCCTTCTGTGAGCTGAATATCAGTTCTACTTCGTTTTGGAGATGGGGGTAAAAATTGTCTTACATGGTAAGCACTAAATACATTTATGAACCatcttttaaatacataaatataagatAACGGTTATTTACGGTGTCTCTGGCTCTCTAGTATTGGGTCATAGTATTAGAAAGTATAGGTCCTCTGCAGGCAGCTCGGGGTGGTGGGTTCCGAGTTGGGGGATAAGCAACCCCGCTAACCCTCTTGCTGGACGTCTGTGACCTCACTGACAAACCTCATCttgaactgaaggaaaaaacCCTAGAATTTAAGCCTCTTTATGAATGTGAGGTGGGGCCCAAAGATGAGGGGCAGAGAGCTGAGCTGCTGTGGATGGCCTCTTTTCATGTTATCTGGACAGTGTCCACTGGGTGGCCCACATGGCCACAATCCCTGAACCCACAGCAGGGATGCCATCCCCTCTTCACAGCTCCCACGTCACAGTCTGTGCTGTTTGCCCAGGAAGGTTAGTCAAGGGGCAGAGGGATAGGGAAGAGGAATAAGCCCAGGCAGGTGCAGGAGAGAACAATGATGATCAAGAAGAGTGAACTCTGGGGAGGGGAGTTACAGACACAGCTTTCCAGGTCCTGGGACCCACATCACTCCAGCCTCCCTTGGTCTCAAGCCCTCCCCTGGTGTGCTGCCTTCAGCCTGAGGATCTCCACCTGGCTTCTGACAGGGCCCAGCTCCAGCTGCTGCAGAGTATCTCTGACTTGAATGGCTCCATCCTAGTGTCTGTGCCCTGGGTACTGTGGGCTGCCAGCCTCTGTGGGCACCTGCAGTCGCTTTGGCACTGCACAGAGCCACAGTTCTGATGCTCGGCTGTGACTGCCCCtgggctggaggctggaagctGTGGTGCTGCCCTGACGGACTGTGGTGGCAAGACCATGTCCAGTGACTCAGGGTACTTAGGTAAAGAGGCTGCAAAAAGCTGAGGGCTCCTGAGGGAAGAAGTGTCGGGACCCTTTTCTCAAGGTTTCCCACACTTTTCGTTTTGGTGGTAAAGAAGGAGGGATTCACCTTCAGGCTCTTCCCAACGAGGGAGTATAGCACCAGTGTGAGGGCAGGAACAGTGTGTCCATTTGGCCCACCAGTGCTACACCTCAGGGATCGATCTTAGGGAGTCCCACAAGACCCTCACAAAGAGTGTCTGGACAATGCGGTCCACggccaggaggcagggaggagccatggctggggagggcagaGTGTTCCAGAAAAATGCCCTGCCCTCCCATTGATTCGGCCTTAGGTGGGGCCTAGATCTCTGTTACCTCCCCAAGTGTTTGGTGTTTCCCTCCTGAGCTCAGCAAAGTCAGTATCATCTCCCTGTCCGAGCATTGAGGGTGAGCACGTGAAGCTGGTGCCACGAGACCTCTGTCACCTGTGCCTTTCCACTTGGTGGGCTACTGGACTGCTGGGGTTCATGGAACGGTCTCTCCAA
It encodes:
- the SLFNL1 gene encoding schlafen-like protein 1 isoform X1 encodes the protein MTPMKRSVQTQVSEPFTESWGEESLPELPTEQSLTEYSDLEEAPSAHTLYVGHLNPQFSVPVLACLLRDTLERLEMPVAREHIEVVRRPRKAYALVQVTVRRDTLASLPWRLQTALEEHLILKELAARGKELLLSEAQGPFSHREEEEEEDSGLSPGPNPGSGVPLPAWPTHTLPDRPQAWQLQSCQGRPSGVCSDSAIVHHEIVGKDQLFQGAFLGSETRNMEFKRGSGEYLSLAFKHHVRRYVCAFLNSEGGSLLVGVEDSGLVRGIRCSHRDEDRARLLVDSILQGFKPQVFPDAYTLTFVPVISTSETSVPLKVIRLTVHTPKAQSQPQLYQTDQGEVFLRRDGSIQGPLSASAIQEWCRQRWLVELGKLEERVKVLTMEKEQLQQQLQQHGPMSCTCCVL
- the SLFNL1 gene encoding schlafen-like protein 1 isoform X2 → MPVAREHIEVVRRPRKAYALVQVTVRRDTLASLPWRLQTALEEHLILKELAARGKELLLSEAQGPFSHREEEEEEDSGLSPGPNPGSGVPLPAWPTHTLPDRPQAWQLQSCQGRPSGVCSDSAIVHHEIVGKDQLFQGAFLGSETRNMEFKRGSGEYLSLAFKHHVRRYVCAFLNSEGGSLLVGVEDSGLVRGIRCSHRDEDRARLLVDSILQGFKPQVFPDAYTLTFVPVISTSETSVPLKVIRLTVHTPKAQSQPQLYQTDQGEVFLRRDGSIQGPLSASAIQEWCRQRWLVELGKLEERVKVLTMEKEQLQQQLQQHGPMSCTCCVL